tatggatctccccttaaagtttgatcgaaattacccgcacttgccattggacaaaaacataacgagccaatttatagattaaacatttgagaccattttatgcactactatgatagaaatattttatatgttattgtttcataattttttttccgtatatgcatcctacttattggtttgtaacAAATTTGAACTGCAAAGGGTAAACAAACAATCGCCAGAGACCACCAACTCTcagcagacaagaatcagtttacttgtcaaacggttttaaaaatgattctgattctctaggagaatcaggaggatcagctcctcacgagAATCAGGATCTGAAGCTAAAGAAGCAGGAGCTAGAgctttgccaaacgggccctaaatGTGGTCCACGCGTCGGCATCTGAGGATAGGTTCCGCACAATTCCTGTCGAGCGGACGTACCAACTACAGATGGGCATCAAGCCCGCGGCACACAATCCCGACACAAAATTCGTTATTTAGTCCCGATTTGAGCCCGGTCCAATGGACTTAGACGGTGCTACAACAGATTCGGGCCGTGCAGGGCCAAGCGACCCGTTTAGACATTTCTAGAACCGACCAGAATTTTCTTCCTCCACGAGaccgcgaaagggcctctagctgagttggttaggtggtctgagtagcactcctcaggtcctgggttcgactccccgtaggagcgaatttcaggctgtggttaaaaaaatcccctcgtctgtcccacgccaaagcacaggtctaaggctcagccccggtcgctgtcgttctcacatgggcttcgatgccgctgtgtatgggtggggcaggggttcgggggttttcttgacctgcgtgagaaggtcttcttcttatTAAAATGCCCggggctgtcttacccccgcAGGTCAAGACCACGACCACCCCTAGTAGTAATATAAAACGCACGCGCGCCGCGCGCTACGGCTATAAAGCTCCCCGCCACTCCGTGTGCCCTCCTCGCCAAACGCGCCGACCACCCCTCGCCTCCCCGTTCCTTGTCCCTCCCTCCCTCGCTGCTGACGCAAAGAGCGCTCGATCGCCATGCATAATCATAACACAAGGCCGGGCGGCGGGGACATCGTCGTGGAGATGTCGTCGTCTGCCAGCGCGGCGGCAGGGTCGCCGCAGCACGAGCGCGTGATCCCGCACAGCGGCACGCTGAGCAAGAAGTCCACGCGGAGGAGCTTGCGGTTCGTGGAGCCCGTGACGGCGGCGGCTCCGCTGCCCGCGCCGCCGCTGGGCGCCTCGCCGTCCTCTGCCgccaacgacgacgacgacgacgacaacgactacgtggAGATCACCCTCGACATGCGCGACGACTCGGTGGCAGTGGCCGTGGTGCACGGCGTGGAACCCGCCCACGCCGGGCCCGGCGATGACCCGAACGTGACGCAGGTGGTGGCGCGCCCGCTCGAGAACCACCGGCGGTCCTCGTCCTACGGCCACTCCCTCACCCGGAACGCCTCGTCGCGGTTCAAGTTCAAGCAGGTGTCGCAGGAAATCCGCCGCGTCGCCGgcgggccacggaccgacctctccACCTCCGCCGCCGCGCACGCGCTCATGGGGCTCAGGTTCATCAGCAAGGCCGAGGGCAGCGCCGGATGGGAGGCCGTGAAGATGCGCTTCCGCAAGCTCGCCATTAACGGACTCCTCCACCGCTCCATGTTCGCCGAGTGCATCGGTGGGTGATCGAGAGTTAACTAACAATTAATCATCTTCCTCAGCTGAACCCTTCTGCCTGCCTGTTCTTTCGAGCGTTTTGGTGTGTTGCTACTTGCTTTGCTTGCACGGTTGCACCAGGTTTGTCTTTGTTATATTAACCACATGGATGAACAACAAACACTACAGGGATGAAGGATACGTTCGTTTTCGCCGGCGTGCTGTTCGACGCGCTGTTGCGGCGCCGCTACATCTTGGGAGACAGCATCGACGAGGCGTTGATGCGCGAGTTATGGGAGCAAATCTCCGACACCAGCTTCGATGCCCGGCTGCTGACCTTCTTCGACATGTACTACGTCCTCATTGATTGATTTACTGCTACTAGTTGGAGTAATTAATGTTTTAAGCAGCAGCAGTAATTAATATGACCTGCAGGGTGGACAAGGACGCGGACGGCAGGATCACCGAGGAGGAGATCAGAGAGGTAACCAACCGCCTTGCTTGTCGTCCTTCTGTGTGGAAATTCCTCTTCCATTCCTGCCCTCATGGATGTTGTATACGGCGAAAAAACGCATGCAGATCATCTCGCTGAGCGCGTCGACGAACAGGCTGTCTAAGATCACGGCGAAGCAGGCGGCGGAGTACGCCCTGCTGATCATGGAGGAGCTGGACAGGGGCAACCTGGGCTACATCGACGTGTACGACCTGAAGACGCTGCTCCTCCAGGCCCCCAGCAGCAGCCAGTCGGTGCGCATCGGCACCGCCACCAACGACGGCCGGAACATGAGCCAGATCCTGAGCCGCCAGGACCTCCGTCCGAGGCCCGAACCGAACCCTCTCCGGCGCTGGCACCGGCGCGCGCAGTACTTCCTGGAGGACAACTGGCGGCGCGTGTGGGTGATGCTCCTGTGGCTGTGCGTCTGCGCGGGCCTCTTCGCGTGGAAGTTCGCCCAGTACCGGCGCCGGTACGTGTTCCAGGTGATGGGGTACTGCGTGTGCGTGGCCAAGGGCGGCGCCGAGACGCTCAAGTTCAACATGGCGCTGATCCTGCTCCCGGTGTGCCGGAACACCATCACCTGGGTCCGCAACCACACCGGCGTGGGCCGCGTGGTGCCCTTCGACGACAACATCAGCTTCCACATGGTGGTGGCCGCGGGCATCACCGTCGGCGCGGGGCTCCACGTGGTGTCCCACCTGACGTGCGACTTCCCGCGGCTGCTCCGCGCCACGGACGCCGCGTACGCGCCCCTGGCGCAGTACTTCGGGGTGCCCCGCCCGCGCAACTACTGGTGGTTCGTGAAGGGCACGGAGGGGTGGACGGGGCTCGCCATGCTCGTGCTCATGGCCGTCGCCTTCACCCTGGCGATGCCGTGGTTCCGCCGCGGGGAGCTCGCGCTGCCGGGCCCGCTCAAGCGGCTGCTGGCAGGGCCGCTGAAGCGGCTGACGGACAAGCTCAAGCTGACGGACCCGCTGAAGCGGCTGACGTGCCAGCTCAAGCGGCTGACTGCAGGCCCGCTGAAGCGGCTGACGGGTTTCAACGCGTTCTGGTACACGCACCACTGCTTCGTGGCGGTGTACGCGCTGGTGCTGGTGCACGGGCACTACCTGTACCTGACGCACAAGTGGTACAAGAAGTCGACGTGGATGTACCTGGCCGTGCCCATGGTGCTGTACGCGTGCGAGCGCCTCACGCGGGCGCTCCGCTCCAGGGTCCGCGCCGTCAAGATCCTCAAGGCGGAAATGCACCAGGCCGGCAAGGACATGGTGATGTCGCTCCACTTCTCCAAGCCGCAGGGCTTCCGCTACAAGAGCGGCCAGTACATCTTCGTCAACTGCGCCGCCGTCTCGCCGTTCGAATGGTAATTAGCACCGTTGTTCTTCTCGTTCGTTGCAGAGGCTATAATAGCTAACAAACGTTCAATTCTGCAGGCACCCGTTCTCCATCACGTCGGCCCCACACGATGAGTACCTGAGCGTCCACATCAAGAACCTGGGCGACTGGACCGGCGCGCTCCAGAACGTACGTACGCGCGCGCCATGCATGTCAACGTCAATTCGTCCGACCATGCACAGCCCGCCGAAGCTAACGTATGCGTGTGCAGGTGATCGTGCCGCCGAAGGAGGGCAATAGCGGTAGCGGGTAAACGAATGTGCTGACCGCTGAAGCTAACGTATGTGTTGACGTCGGCAGCGCCATGGCCAACGACAACGACCCGAGGTGAGCAAAATCTCGCATCAAATATGAATTGTTTCCCTTGGTTCTTCGCCAACATATTCCGCTCCCAATATTCTTTTAAGAAATCATTGATAAATAATAAATCTTCGCGTCCATGCGTGTGAATTCAGTCGGTTACTTACTTTAATTGGGTTAGGTAGGTACTGCGATTTGATATTCCAGGACGGTTGACTTCCCTGCCTCTCCCCACCGACTCCGTTTTTTTCTTTGCAATATACTCCCTGGCCTCCACCGTCCATATATAGAGAAATATAATCCTAGTAAATAATCTGAAAACAATTCAAACTCCGAGTAAAGTTATATATATACTAAACGGTACTACTTGTTAGACTCATGTTTAGGGTTAGGTTAGAGCTTTTTCTGTATTTACCTCATAATTACTCTTATTATGATGGGCTCGGCCCACCTAACTCTTCATTATAATATACTCCCAACACTGGTTTTGGGTTTGAGTTTCCGATATGGTATCTACACTCCAACTATGTCTTCCTCTTCTGTCTCTTTCTCCCCATCTCCACTGAGCGTCGCCAGCTCCCTATCCACACCTCCCAGGCCACATTGCACCTCGGCCATTCCTTCCCCTCGTGGCGATAGCACCTCGCTTTGCCATGCCTGTCACCTTGGGTGTCATACTCACTTACCCTTCTCTTCTTCCATGTCCCGAGCTACTCACCGCTATGACCTTTGGGCGTCCCCTGTTCCAAGTATCTCTGGTTACCGGTACTATCTGGTCATCTTAATTGGATGGTTTCTCTTATTTTCTCTAGACTTTTCCTATACGGCTCAGTCTGACACCTTTCCCACTCTCCAgcacttcttcacctatctccatTTAGTTTCGTCGCTCGTGCATGCCCTCTAGCGCGACAACGACCACAAGTTCGACTACTCCTCTCGCTCCTTTCTCTCCCACAACGTTCGGTTGTGACTCTTGTGTCCCTACACTTTCCCTCAGAATGGTCAGGCTGAATTCATTATTCGCACCACCACTAACTttattcgtcgaggccaagttggACACGTCCATGTTCATCCATCGGCACGACGATGACATCGTCTACCTCATCCTCTACATCGCGACATTATGCTCACGAAGTCTAGTGATGCCCTCCTTTAGCGCAAGATCAATGCCTTTTAGTGCGAGTTCACGATGAAGGACCTAGGCCcgctccaccacttcctcgggaTCACCGTGGAGTGACGGCCCTAGGGTCTCTTCCTTCACCAGCGGCAGTAAGCCCTCAGCattctggagcgggctggcatatccgattgcaagccctgctccatgcATATCGACACTCAGACAAAATTCTCCAATGACGACGATCTCCCAGTCACTGATGAGAAAGCCTATTGGTGCCTCACTGACGCACTCTAGTACCTAACATTTTCTTGGCCCAACATCGCCTACAGCATTCAATAGGTGTGCCTTCACATGAACAACCCACAAAAGCCCCCACCTCATCGCTCTCAAGCGGATTCTACGCTACCTTCGTGGCTCCATCAACTACGACCTTCTCCTTCGACCCTCCCCAACTTCAGAGCtaatggtctacaccgacgccgaCTGGGCTGGCTGCCCTGACACGCACCGGTACATATCCGACTATGCCTTATTCCTgtagggcgccaacctcgtctcctagGCCCGAATCGGTAGCCTGTCGTCTCCCACTCCAGTGCTGAGTCCGAGTACCACGATGTGGCCAAAAGAGTGGTCGAGGCCTCCTAGCTTCGCCAGCTTCTCTAGGAGCTCCACAGTGCCCTCGAGCGCTCCACCCTCATCTACTGTGACAACATCAACGTGGTCTACCTTTCCAATAATCttatgcagcatcagcgcacgaagcacatGGAGATCGACCTTCACTTTGTCAGCGAGTGTGTCGTCGCTAGTGATGTTCACGTTCTTCGCGTCCCAACCACCTCACAATTTGCTGACATCTTCACAAAGGGGATGTCGTTGAGTGTATTTACTGAGTTCTGATCTAGTCTCATCATCTATACAAGATAGAATTGCGACTGCTAGGGTGTTAGGCTCCTGTTTAGGGTTAGGTTAGGGCTTTCCTATATTTACCTAATTACCACTATTGTAATGGGCTTGGTCCACCTAACTCTTTATTATAATATACACTTTGTAGGGCTATGGTTTCAAACACTACTATATATATACACATACACAACTTTTTTGAAGACTGTCTTTTTAAAATACAGGCACACTCTAATCTATGAGATAGAGGGAGTATTAGATTAGCTATAAAATATATTCTTATAATAAATTTACATTGTGGTATAAATGCTAATGCTATTTGCTATAGTTCTTCAGTTAGTTTGAATTCCCATTTCATGAAATGGTTGTTTTGCAGCTTCCCCGAGGTGAGGATTGACGGCCCGTACGTCGCGCCGGCGCAGGACTACAAACAATACAACGTCGTGCTTCTGGTAGGGCAGGGCATTGGCGTCACGCCCATGATCTCCATCATCAGAGACATCAGCAATAATATGAAGCAGTTGGACGACGACCTAGAGGCCGGCGCGGGCTTAGGATCCAGCGCCGACGCGCCGTCGTCGTCCTTCCACACGCAGCGGGCCTACTTCTACTGGGTGACCCCGGAGCAGGGCTCCTTCGAGTGGTTCCACGACGTCATGAACGAGGTGGCCGAGACCGACAAGAATGGCGTGATCGAGCTCCACAACCACTGCACCAGCGTGTACGAGGAAGGGGACGCCCGCTCCGCACTCATCTCCATGATCCAGTCGTTCAACTACGCCAAGCACGGCGTCGACGTCGTGTCCGGCACCCGCGTCAAGACCCACTTCGGCAGGCCCAACTGGCGCAACGTGTACGAGGAAATCGCGGAGAACCACCAAAACCAGTGCGTCGGTaagttgttttgtttttgcactcCTCACTCCTCAGTCGCCATTCTACTTATGCTTTAGCAAGCTTAGAagatgtttgtttgggattataatatgcccagattatataatctgataaGTTTTGAACTAAATCTGTCCAGATTATATTTAGTTTAAaatttgttggattatataacCTAGGTGTAGATTATAATTCTAAATAAACACCCCTTAGTATACTATGCACGATAACCGCAACTAATTAGTACGTGTAGacgatgagatagatgattatgAAAGAATTCTCATTGAATTGTTAACCGCAGGTAATAACGCATGACGTACTTCGTCATGTATACTTGCATTTCTAAATCAACACTGATATCTCTGGTCTTTGATATTCAGGAGTGTTCTACTGTGGCGGTGCCCGGACCTTGCTAAAGACGCTGCGCGAACTCACGCAGGAATTCTCACGGTCACGGACGACAGGGACAACCAAGTTCGAGTTCCATAAGGAGAACTTCTAGCTTAATTATGCAGCCTCTCGGTTTTCGCATGTTGTAGCGTATATCTGGATAGATGGATGGATGGGTGTAGAGGGGAGGGAGTATACCAACGTACGTATTGCTTGGTTGTGACAGGACCAGCAGGGTCAAAATCCCCAACACTTTTTTTTTCATCCATTACTACTATGAAGAATCAATAATATCCGAATGCCATTGTACAGATCCTGTCTCTCTCACTTAGGCTAATCAGATCAAAATAAAGCATCAGATTATCCGATCTAGCAAAAGGTAACGAAAGTTAGGCCACTGCAGTGCAGGAAACACCGTGTTTGGCTCGGCTTTATTTTGCCGATCgattaggctatctccagcaacTTACCTGTACACATATCTATATCCAAACTTCATTCTATGAATAATGTAATTATATAGTGCAAAACGGTATTTTTGGTGACCATATGGATGAACTGCTGGACACGGTCTTATAGCCGCCACAAGCCGCTTTCGGTCGCCAAACGCGTCGATTCTGGCCTAGTTTCTCAGGGAAGTGATTCTCTCGGCCGCAGGTTTGCACGCGAGTGGAGAAGCGGACCGCTGGCCGCGTATGTGAGAATCACCTACAACGATTGCATGTTCCCCCGTGCCCTCGTGTTCCACATTCGTGTCCCACTAGTACAGAAACTTTAATAGAGACGAGCAAAATCGATTAGAGGAGGCAGGCATTGTAACCGCCTCCGTCGTTAGGCCTCTATTAATCATCAATTAATGGAGACGGTTACCTCGTTAGGCCTCTATTAATCATCGATTAATGGAGACGGTTACCCTTGCCGCCACCATTATTGTCAATAATATCCGAATGCCATTGTACAGATCCTGTCTCTCTCACTTAGGCTAGGCAGTTTGACCAGCCGGCATGATACAAGTCCAGTTCGATGGCCTAATCAGATCAAAATAAAGCATCAGATTATCCGATCTAGCAAAAGGTAACGAAAGTTAGGCCACTGGCTCGGCTTTATTTTGCCGATCGATTAGGCTATCTCCAACAACTTACCTATACACATATCTATATCCAAACTTCATTCTATGAATACTGTAATTATACAGTGCAAAACAGTATTTTTGGTGACCATATGGATGAACTGCTAGACACGGTCTTATAGCCGCCACAAGCCGCTTTCGGTCGCCAAACGCGTCGATTCTGGCTTAGTTTCTCGGGGAAGCGATTCTCTCGGCCGTAGGTTTGCACGCGAGTGCAGAAGCGGACCGCTGGCCGCGTATGTGAGAATCACCTTCAATGATTGCATGTTCCCCCGTGCCCTCGTGTTCCACATTCGTGTCCCACTAGTACAGAAACTTTAATAGAGACGGGCAAAATCGATTAGAGGATCCGGAGGCAGGCGTTGTAACCGCCTCCGTTGTTAGGCCTTTATTAATCATTAATTAACGAAGACAGTTACCTCATTAGGCCTCTATTAATCACCAATTAACTGAGACGGTTACCCTTGCCGCCACCATTATTGTCAATAATATCCGAATGCCATTGTACAGATCCTGCCTCTCTCACTTAGGCTAGGCAGTTTGACCAGCCGGCATGATACAGGTCTAGTTCGATGGCCTAATCAGATCAAAATAAAGCATCAGATTATCCGATCTAGCAAAAGGTAACGAAAGTTAGGCCACTGGCTCGGCTTTATTTTGC
This portion of the Zea mays cultivar B73 chromosome 2, Zm-B73-REFERENCE-NAM-5.0, whole genome shotgun sequence genome encodes:
- the LOC103648043 gene encoding respiratory burst oxidase homolog protein B produces the protein MHNHNTRPGGGDIVVEMSSSASAAAGSPQHERVIPHSGTLSKKSTRRSLRFVEPVTAAAPLPAPPLGASPSSAANDDDDDDNDYVEITLDMRDDSVAVAVVHGVEPAHAGPGDDPNVTQVVARPLENHRRSSSYGHSLTRNASSRFKFKQVSQEIRRVAGGPRTDLSTSAAAHALMGLRFISKAEGSAGWEAVKMRFRKLAINGLLHRSMFAECIGMKDTFVFAGVLFDALLRRRYILGDSIDEALMRELWEQISDTSFDARLLTFFDMVDKDADGRITEEEIREIISLSASTNRLSKITAKQAAEYALLIMEELDRGNLGYIDVYDLKTLLLQAPSSSQSVRIGTATNDGRNMSQILSRQDLRPRPEPNPLRRWHRRAQYFLEDNWRRVWVMLLWLCVCAGLFAWKFAQYRRRYVFQVMGYCVCVAKGGAETLKFNMALILLPVCRNTITWVRNHTGVGRVVPFDDNISFHMVVAAGITVGAGLHVVSHLTCDFPRLLRATDAAYAPLAQYFGVPRPRNYWWFVKGTEGWTGLAMLVLMAVAFTLAMPWFRRGELALPGPLKRLLAGPLKRLTDKLKLTDPLKRLTCQLKRLTAGPLKRLTGFNAFWYTHHCFVAVYALVLVHGHYLYLTHKWYKKSTWMYLAVPMVLYACERLTRALRSRVRAVKILKAEMHQAGKDMVMSLHFSKPQGFRYKSGQYIFVNCAAVSPFEWHPFSITSAPHDEYLSVHIKNLGDWTGALQNVRTRVIVPPKEGNSVSLNSHFMKWLFCSFPEVRIDGPYVAPAQDYKQYNVVLLVGQGIGVTPMISIIRDISNNMKQLDDDLEAGAGLGSSADAPSSSFHTQRAYFYWVTPEQGSFEWFHDVMNEVAETDKNGVIELHNHCTSVYEEGDARSALISMIQSFNYAKHGVDVVSGTRVKTHFGRPNWRNVYEEIAENHQNQCVGVFYCGGARTLLKTLRELTQEFSRSRTTGTTKFEFHKENF